The Salvelinus namaycush isolate Seneca chromosome 38, SaNama_1.0, whole genome shotgun sequence genome includes a window with the following:
- the LOC120031825 gene encoding patatin-like phospholipase domain-containing protein 2: MFPRVLFCGKAVVLEIVKPIRLVYSCAWVQKHPIILTFSLSPPCLPLFSLERYVDGGISDNLPQSELKNTISISPFSGESDICPRDTSFNFHELRFTNTSIQINLDNMYRLSNALFPPEPKVMAEICQSGYKDALRFLEENHLLKLECPTAGPNLSEAIHTCCCKPTATETTKDWMLRRLRLLRKRHWWLDEQIVDNLPTQIKKVFCEACQQKPGLYAQVSEMLPVRVASYMLLPCTLPVVSAYSVGKRFVEWIPEVPADMRWLAGVAGDVAGSVYRQTWRGATADITSDGSLRNCMSLPLPLDSDGHRERNGHLSGFALSALDLQSQYWNIPTAPSSHRRTSPLMPSPSPRQICFFVGSQDETD; the protein is encoded by the exons GGGTCTTGTTCTGTGGAAAGGCTGTGGTCTTGGAAATAGTCAAACCGATACGGCTTGTTTATAGTTGTGCATGGGTCCAAAAACACCCAATtattctcactttctctctctctcctccctgtctccccctcttctctctggaGCGTTACGTGGATGGGGGAATCAGTGACAACCTTCCTCAGTCagagctgaagaacaccatcagCATCTCTCCGTTCTCCGGCGAGAGCGACATCTGTCCACGGGACACCTCCTTCAACTTCCACGAGCTGCGCTTCACCAACACCTCCATCCAGATTAACCTGGACAATATGTACCGCCTCAGCAATGCCCTGTTCCCCCCAGAACCCAAG GTCATGGCAGAGATATGCCAGAGTGGCTACAAGGACGCCCTTCGCTTTCTTGAGGAGAACC ATCTGCTGAAGCTGGAGTGTCCGACTGCCGGCCCCAACCTATCAGAAGCCATACACACCTGCTGCTGCAAGCCCACCGCCACGGAAACCACTAAGGACTGGATGCTCCGCCGGCTCCGCCTCCTGAGGAAGCGGCACTGGTGGCTGGACGAGCAGATTGTTGACAACCTGCCTACCCAAATCAAAAAAG TGTTCTGTGAGGCGTGCCAGCAGAAGCCGGGTCTGTATGCTCAGGTGTCCGAGATGCTGCCGGTCAGAGTGGCCTCCTACATGCTCCTGCCCTGCACACTACCTGtggtatcagcctactcagtggGCAAGAG GTTTGTGGAGTGGATCCCAGAGGTGCCTGCAGATATGCGTTGGCTAGCTGGGGTGGCTGGGGATGTGGCTGGGAGCGTGTACAGACAGACCTGGAGAGGAGCAACAGCAGACATAACCAG TGATGGTTCCCTGAGGAATTGCATGAGCCTGCCCCTACCCCTGGACAGTGACGGACACAGGGAGAGAAACGGTCATCTCTCCGGgtttgctctctctgctcttgaCCTCCAAAGCCAATACTGGAACATCCCCACCGCCCCCTCTTCCCACCGCCGCACCAGCCCCCTCATGCCCAGCCCCTCCCCACGACAGATCTGCTTCTTTGTTGGCTCGCAGGACGAGACTGACTGA